Part of the bacterium genome, TGACCAGCGGGACCTCTACCTCGGCGAGCTGACCTTCCACGGCGACGTCGCCTACCCGGAGGAGATTCGGCTGACGGCGGGCGAACCGGAGCGCCTCGCCGTATCCCCCGCCGACGACAAGTACCCCGAGCTCTACCGCGATTCTACAGGGACGCTCTGGTGCTTCTTCGCCTCCTTCCGCGACGGCGACTACGACCTCTACGCCTGGACTCAGGGGACGCGGGAGCTTTACCAATTGACCGACCTGCCCGGCACGCAGACGGCGCCCTACGTACGCGCCCTGGAACCGTAGCGGATTCACCCCCGGGCTGAGAAGGGGGCTTAAGCCCCTTGCCCTTCCATTCAAATGGAAGTATGAAAAAACTGATTCTGGCGGCGGCCCTCGTGGCGAGTCTGGCGGCGGCCGGGGAAATCGGCGGCCCCGCGGAGTTCTGGGCCGACTTCGAGACCCACGGCGGCTACGGCATGGACCTGATTTTCGTGGACGACGCCTCCGGCGAGCCGGTGCTGGCGAGGCTGTCCGAGGGGCAAACCGAGCCCGAAACCCTGGGCGTCGCGGGGCGCTTCCCCGCCGGGATAGGGGCCTTTAGCGTCAGCGGCTTCTGCAACCCGCCGACCCTGGTGTACGAGGTTCCCGGGGAGGGCGGCTGGGACCTGGCCGTGGCGGACGACCCGCGGTCCGCGGGCGGGGCTTTCCTCATCTCCGGCCCCGGCGAGGACATTCAGCCCGACGTCTTCGGCGACCGCTGCGTGGCCTATGCCCGGGAAAACTCCGACGGCGGCTACGACATCGCCCTGTGGACGAGTGACTCCGGGGTCGAGGTCCTGGACCTCGGCGAGGGGGATGAGATGTGGCCGACCTTCTTCTACGCCGCGTCGAAGGGGGAGCTGTGGCCGCCGGAAATAGACCCTTACGACCCCGACGCCAGGGAGCCGGAGCCGGGCGAAATGGACCCGCTGAACGAGCCCTCGGCGATCATCTTCCAGGCCGACCCCGACGGACGGAACCGACTCCACTACGCCCTCCTGGGGCCGGGCGGCGTGGTCGAGCGCACCGGGGAGCTCGCGGGTAAAGGCTTCGACGAGTTCGAGGGCGAGGCGATGTGCCCCGACATCTCCAACCAGTACTACGCGGAGCCGGACTACGCCCCCGACGGCCCGACGCCGCTGGCCTTTCAGGGCCTTACCGACGACGACCGGGACCTCTACCTCACCCAGGTCAGCCGGGTGAGCTCCGAGCGGGGTGCCCGGCTGGTCGCCGAGGGGCTGGTGCGGCTGACCGACTGGCCGGGCGACGAGAAGTTCCCCGAGCTTTTCGCCCGGTACGACTGGGAGGCCGACGAACCGGCCACCTGGTGCTTCTTCGCCGCGGACCGCGACGGCGATTTCGACATCTACGCCCTGTGGGTGGAGGCGGACCGGTTCTACCAGCTCACCGACCTCCCCGGCACACAGACCGCGCCGCTGGTGATGGTGATGGGCTATTGAGCCCGCGGGGGACGGGCGCGGCGACCTGCGTCCACCGGCTGGCGCAATGAGAGGCCGCCCGGCGCGGAAAGTGTTAAACTCTGACCGTTGACCGCCCACCCCGGCGACCAGACCGCGCCGCTGGCGCTGACCGGTGAGTGAAAATGGGGAAAATGGGTAAAGACAAACAACGGGTAAAAAAGGGCTTTAAAGGACTTCTACAAGAACTTGCCGCCACACTGAGCGGTCATGTTTCTACAAAAGACCAACAATGGACTGTGAAGGGGTTTATTGACGTATTTCGAAATGTCTACACCATTTCTGCGGATACAAAGATCGTTTCAAAAGTTCTTGAGATACACTTACTTCCCGTACTTCTCAAGTTCGCAGAGGAACACAATTTCAAAATCGTACTTGCTAAACACCAAAATTATTATCCAGATTTATCTTTTATATCAGCAGAAGATGACACCATAAAGTTCGCCGTTGATTTAAAAACGACTTATCGTTCACTCGATAAGCCTGGTTTCTGCAACGGTTTTACACTTGGTTCCCACGGAAGTTATTTCGTCAAACGTTATGTAAAGAAAAATATTCAGTTTCCATATAGTAACTATATAGGTCACTTCTGCCTTGGGATTATTTACACTCGCACAGATCCAGGCGATACAGATGAAACAAAAGTTTATCCTGTAACCGCACTTCATTCCATAGTTTCCGTTATTAAGGATATACAATTTTTCGCTTGCGAAAAATGGGAAATAGCGAGCGATTCACAGGGGAGCGGAAACACGGCGAATATCGGGAGTATCGTCCACATAGAAGACATTTTACAGGGAAACGGGGTCTTCAAAAACCTTGGGGAAAAATGGTTCGATGAGTATTGGATGAACTACGGCAAAATCATCATCACGACACCGACGGGGGAGCAGAAGAAGATTACAAGGCTGCGTGAATTTCTTGAGTTCAAGGGTCTCGATCCCGACCTTGCCAATCCGTGTATCAGGACATCCGCGAAAGGGGGCGGCTCCGGTGAAGAATAAAATACTCGTACCACCGATCAAATGCCAGGGTATCAAGACGAAGCTCGTTCCTTTGATACTGGCGAACACCCGAGTACCTGAAGACGGCCGGTGGATCGAGCCGTTCATGGGTTCCGCCGTCGTCGGCCTCAACGCCAGGCCGAGAATAGCTTTATTTGCCGATCTAAACCCCCACGTTATCGGATTATACGCAGCCCTGAAATCCTCGAGCATCACCCCCCATTCGGCTCGGGCATACCTTGAAAAAGAAGGAGATACGCTCAGGGAGAAGGGAGAGGACCATTACTACTTCATCCGCGATCGTTTCAATAAAAAAGGCGAACCCTTGGATTTCCTCTTCCTCTCCCGTTCTTGTTTCAACGGAATGATAAGATTTAATAAAAAGGGCGGCTTCAACGTTCCATTTTGTAAAAAAACAGAACGATTTTCAAAAGCATATATCACTAAAATTGTCAATCAGATTGACAGGTTTTACGACCTGTTGAAATTATATGATTGGTCATTCGCATGCCAGGATTTTGAAAAAACGATAAGTTCAGCGACGGAGAAGGATATCATCTACTGTGACCCTCCTTATCTAGGTAGACACGTTGATTACTTCAACTCATGGAAAGAAGAGGATGAGAGGAGGCTTTTTCAATGCCTGTCTTCGACGAGGGCGAAATTCATTTTATCTACATGGCACAGCAATAGATACCGTTCCAACAATTTCTTGAAGTCGTTGTGGTCACGATTCCACATAGTGACCCAAGAACATTTTTATCACGTCGGCGCTAAAGAAGACAACCGTAATGCAATGCTCGAAGCTCTTGTGATGAACTTTGATCCTGCTTGCGAAAGGATTGAAAAACCGCAATATATTCAAGAAACACTATTTGATACTCTTTTGAGTTTAAGGGATCGTTGACGCATTTATCCTTTCCAGCAAGGGGTGAAGATTGGCTCAGAACCTGCAAGAGATAGCCCTGGGGATGATCGAGACCAAGGGGCTGGTGGGCGCGATCGAGGCCGCCGACGCCATGGTCAAGGCCGCCAACGTCAAGCTCATCGGCAAGGAGAAGATAGGCGGGGGCTACGTGACGGTGATGGTGCGGGGCGAGGTGGGCGCGGTGAAGGCCGCCACCGACGCCGGCGCCGCCGCCGCCGCCCGCGTGGGCGAGCTCGTCAGCGTCCACGTCATCCCCAGGCCCCACGAGAACGTGGAGATGCTCCTCCCCGGCGAATAGGTAACCCGTGACTGAGGAATTTCGGGACACCCCCCGGCGCGTGGCCGAGGCGGTGCGGCGGGAGCTCGCGGAGAGGAGCTATCCGTCCGGCGGGCCGGAGCAGGATACGAAGCCTCCCCCGGTCCCCGTCGAGCCGAACCCCACCGGCCCGGCGCCCCGTGTCGCGCCGTCGGAGGCCGACCCCCGGCGCATCCCCGTGGCGGTCAGCGGCCGCCACGTACACCCGTGCGCCGAGAATCTGGCGCTCCTCTTCGGCCAGGGGCATCGGTTGACGAAGGTCCGCGAGTTGAGCCAGACCGGCCAGTTCGCCGCCGAGGAGATTTTAAATCTGGTCGGCCCGAAGGCCGCGCTGACCACCAGAATCCTGGGGCCGGTGCGGGAGAAGACCGTCGTCGAGCTGTCGAAGAGCGACCTGGTCCGCCTGGGGGTGCCGCACGAGGTGCTGCCCGGCGGGTCGGTTAAATTGGCGGGTCCGCTGGTTTTAATCGGCCCCCGGGGCGAGCTCCGGCTCACGGATCAGGTGGCCCTGGCCGACCGGCACCTGCACTGCACCCCCGCCGATGCCGCCGCCCTGGGAGTATCCGATGGGCAGCGGGTGAGCGTGGTGGCCGACGGTTGGCGCGGGGCGCGCCTGGACCAGGTCCGGGTCCGCGTCCGGGAGGACTACCGCCTCGAGCTTCACACCGACACCGACGAAGGGAACGCGGTCGGGTTGAGAACCGGCGACACCGTCCGCCTGTCCGACACCACCCCGCCGCCCGCGCGGGAAGGAATCCCCGTCGCCGAAAAGAGAAAACCGCTCCCCGTGGCGACCGTCTCCGCCGGTGGCCGGGAGCCACGCCTGCTGGGCGGAATCCCCGGCGTGGCGCCGCTGGGGCTGGTCACGGAGAACGACGTCCGGGCCGCCGCCCGGGCCGGACTCGCCGAGATTCCCGTCACCCCCCGCGCCATCGTCACCCCCGCCGCCCGGGACATGCTGAAGGAACTGGGCCTCACCCTCTCGACCCGGCGGTAAACCCCCATGACCGCCGCCCAAACAGCCGTGGACCTGGCGCGCGAAGCCGGAGTCGTCGGCGCCGGGGGCGGCGGATTCCCCACCCACGTCAAGCTCTCCCTCCCCGCCGACATTATTATCGCCAACGCCGCCGAGTGCGAGCCCCTCGTCGTAAAGGACACGGCGCTCGTCGAGCGCGGGGCGGAAATAGTTCTAAAGGGATTGAAGCTCGCCGGTGAGGCCGTGGGGGCCGGGCGGCTTATCGTCGCGGCCAAGCCCAAACGCGAGAAGGCCTGGCGCGCTCTGCAAGATGCAACCGGCGTCGGAATCGAGCTATTCCCCCTCCCCGACGCCTACCCCGTGGGCGACGAGGTGACGCTGGTCAAAATGATTACCGGGCGGACGGCGCCGCGGGGCGGCCTGCCCGCCGATGTCGGCGCCCTGGTCCAGAACGTCGAGACGCTCTACAACCTGGCCCGCGCCGCGGAAAGGCCGGTGACCGAGAAGTGGGTCTGCGTCGTCGGGGCGGTGGAGCGGCCCATCGTCACGGTCGTCCCCATCGGCTACCCGGCGGCGGGCCTGCTGGAAATAGCGAAACCCGAGCCGGGCGCGGTGGTCCTCGAGGGCGGCCCGGCCATGGGGACCATCATCGAGCCGCGGGAAGCCCACGTCGCCAAGCATCTCTCGGGCTACACCGTCCTGCCCGGCAATTCGCCGGTCGTCGCGCACCTGCGGGGCACGTTGGAGCTGAACCGCCGCCGGTCGCTGACCGCCTGCATCCAGTGCCGACTCTGCACGGACCACTGCCCGCGCTGGCTCACCGGGCGGGAGGTCCGGCCGCACCTGTGGATGCGCGCGCTGTGCCTGGGCACGGGCTTCGACCGGCTGGCCGGCGACCTCTGGGGCTGCTGCGCCTGCGGCGTCTGCGAGCTCTACGCCTGCCCCGAGGGGCTCTCGCCGCGCCGGGTGGCCCTCGAGATTCGGGAGCGGATGCCCCACCCGCCTATGGAAAATAAACCGCCCGGCGACCGCCCGCTCTTCGGCGAGCGCCACCCCCCGACCCGGCGGCTCATGGGCCGCATGGGGATTCTGGACTACGACCGGCTCGTGGAATGGGTGGAGGCCCCGCCGGTGAATTTCCTGAAAATCGCCCTCCTCCAGGGCGCGGGGAGCCCGGCGAAGGCGACCGTGCGTAAAGGCGACGGGGTTCGGGCGGGAGAGAAAATCGCCGAGGCGGCGGCGGCCCTCGGCGTCCCCCTCCACGCCCCCGCGGACGGAACCGTGGTCGAGGTCACGGATACGTACATCGGGATCGAGGTCCGCTGATGGACGATACGGCCTTGGGCTTGCTCGAGCTCTACAGCGTCGCCCGGGGGATGCGGGCGGCGGACGCGGGGAACAAGGCGGCACAGGTACGCTTAATCTTCGCCCGCCCGTTCTGCGCCGGGAAGTTCGGGATACTGTGGGCCGGGGACGTGGCCGGGGTCAGCGCGGCTCTGGCCGCCGGACGGCGGGTCGGCTCCCACCTGGTGGTGGACGAGACTCTCCTCCCCGCGGCGCACCCGTCCTTGATTCCCGCTCTCGGCGGCGCCAACCCCTACCCCCCCGGCGCGGCCCTGGGGATAGTAGAGACCTACTCCATCGCCTCGACGCTGGGCGCGGCGGACGCGGCGGCCAAGGCGGCCCGCGTCGAGGTCGTCGAAATGCGCGTGGCCGTGGGCCTCGGCGGGCGGGGGTATTTTTCGGTGGCCGGGGAGGTGGCGGCGGTGCAACAGGCGGTTGACGTGGCGCGGGCCTACGTCGTGGAGCTCGGCCTGTTGGTGGACGCGCAGGTCATCCCCGCGCCCGACCCCCAGCTCATCCGGCGCCTGGGGCTCCTGGAGGGGTGATTGCCGACGGCCCGTGCATCTGTCCGTGCCTCGCTGCGATGATGTAGGGGCGGGTGTCCACACCCGCCCGTTTTTTTATAAGGTAGCCCTCACCCTCAATCCCTCTCCCACGGGGAGAGGGAGGCCACAGGCCGCCGCTTTCACGTTCCCGACCTCTACCCTCACCCCGGCCCGTCGGCGCGCCACTCCCACGGGGAGAGGGAAGCCGCCAACGGGGCGTCGGGAATTAATAAAGCCACCACACGCGGGGCTAAATTTGAGAATTTTAAAAATCGCGTCGCGATACTGCGATCCAACGCGCTGCGTTGGTCAATCGCCCCGCTCCGAGGGGTGCATCCCGTGGATGAGCCCGAATCGCTTCGCCAGCCGCCCGTACCCCTCCGCCTCCGCCCGGGACAGGTGGACCCGCGGGCTGAGCCGCTGCTCGCGGTCGCCCCAGGTGGCCTCGACGAGCGCCAGGTCCGCCCCCGCGCAGAGCTTCCGCAGATTTTCGCCGGGCCCCGTGTCACCGGAAAAGGCCACGACCACCCCCCCGAGCTCCACGCGGTAGCCCAGGGCGGGGATGGGGCCGAGGACGCCGGCGGCGGTGGAGCCGCGGTGCTCGACGGCGTAGGCCCGCAGCGCCCAGCGGTCCAGATTCACCTCGTCGCCGTCGCCGAGGGGCAGCCGCTCGACGGCGAAGGGCGCGTCGGGGTAGAGCTCGAAGAAGCGGTCCAGGAACGCCTCGACCTCGACGCAACCCGCCGGGTAAGCCACCGGCAGGGCGGTCTCGCGGCCGATCATCCGCAAAAAACCGAGGAGCGTGTGCAGGCCGCCCACGTGGTCGAAGTGGCCGTGGGAGAAGGCGACGCCCTCCAGCCGCGCGGGCCTGAGCCGGGCTTCCAGGAGGTCGCGCAGCGCCCCGTCGCCGCAGTCCAGCAGCAGAAATCCGCCCCGATTCTCCACCGCCACGGTCGTCGCAACCCCGGCGGCGGAGTAGAGCACGTGGACCGCGATGCCTCCGTCGAGCCCGAACGTCTTCACGTGTCCCTCACGGGTTGGTGTCCTTGGTCTTCAGGCTGAATCCGATTCCGCGCCGGCCGGAAAGGCGGTTGTAGAGAAGCGGCATGAGCCAGAGCGTGGGCACCGCCGCGGCCACGGAGAAGAGCGCGTCGGCGACGAGGTCCCCGCCCGCCAGCGCACCCAGGACCAGCTCCAGGACGACCGCGATGACGGTCAGCGCCAGGAAGCTGGGCAGGACGTAGGCCAGGGAGCGGAGCTCGATACGCCGGAGGACGACGCCCTCGGCGGTTTTCGCGAGTCTCAGCCGGACGCCGTCGCCGCCGGCGGCCACGCGGTTGTAGATGACGGCCGCCATCATCCCACAGAGCACGACGAGGCCGGCCACGAAGAACGTCCCGGCGAGGCCGTTCACCAGCAGCACCTCGAGCCCGGTCTCCTCGCCGTAGAACAAGTCGCCGAGGCCCACGACGCTCACCAGCCCCAGCGTTCCCGCCATGTTCACCGCCCCCAGTGCCAGCATCGGGACGAAGAGGCGGCTGACGCTGCGGAAGGGCACCTCTGAAATACGCCGGGCGTCCGGCTCGCCCTCCACGGGCAGGAGCTCCAGGTCCAGCGTCAGCACGCCCCGGTTGTAGCGGTTGTACGCCGCCGCGAAGGCCGCCAGCCCCAGGACGCTCCAAAGGGTGTTGACCGGGACGAAGACGGCGAAGGTCAGGAGGAACCCGCCGCCGCCGGTGACCTGGTTGACCAGCAGGGCCAGCTCCCGCGTACCGCCCAGCCCGGAGAACCACGAGGCCCCGAACACCGCCCAGGCCGTGAACAGCAGGGGGAGGTAGAGGCGGAGGAGGGAGAGCGGCTTGATGCGGGTGATTTGCTTCACGGGTCGGGTCGCGTTGAGAGTACCGTGGAATTATACCAGACCCGGCGGAGGGTCATGGGCCGGGGTGAGGACCGGAGTCGCCCGCGGGCGGGGTGGACACCCGCCCCTACGCCATCGCAAACAGCGGTTCCCTCCCCCCTCTGGGGGGAGGGCCAGGGAGGGTGGTAGAAAGCGGCGGCCCGCAGAGGGGCCGCCCTACGCCATCGCAACCCAAGGCGAAGGGCTAAATTACGCCTATTCCACCTTCCCCTCCCCCCGGGCCCGCAGGAGGAAGAGGCCGCCGATGCCCGCCAGCGCCCCGCCGAGAGTCACCCACTCGAATACCGACAGCCCCGACGTGGTCAGAAGGTTCACCAGCGTCCCGACGGCGTAGGCCCCCAGAGTGGGCACGCCGATCCAGAAAGCCGGGCTGGTGCGCTCTTGCTGGGGGAGGTCCCCGGCGACGATGCGGCCCGAGAGGCCGTCCATGACCAGGGGCCAGTCGGCGCCCCCGCGCCCCTCGGTGGAGAAGACCACCCGCCAGTAGGGGTGGTAGATGTAGGCGGTCAGGCTGCGTACGGTGTCCTGGCTCTCCGTCGCTTCGGTCGGGGGCGGGGGGAAGAGGACGTCGGACGCGGAGAGGGCGTCGGGGTCCAGCGGCTCCACGGTGAGCCCGGCGGCGCCCTCGGCCAGGTGGGGGCTCAGGGGGTCCGCGCCGGCGAGCTGCAGCTCGTCCAGATCGAAGGCCGGCGTGAGCTCGGTGGTCTCCCGACGCTCGAAGGAGCCGTTCGAGGGGACCAGCCGCTCGGCGTAGTCCAGGCGCCAGGGGACGAGGAGGCGCTCGTCGGCCTCCAGCTTGAGGCGGCCGCGGTGACCGCCGCCCCGAAGCCGCTTGCGGGCGGCCAGCATGGCCTCGCCGGAATTCAGCCCCCCGACCACCGCGAAGGTCGGCGCGCCCTCGGCGTAGTGGGCGTAGGCGGCCCCGCAGTGCCGGCAGACCAGGGCGCCCCCGAAGAGGTTGCCGTGGCCCGGGCGGCCGCAGGCCGGGCAGCGGTAGAGAACTGTCAGGCGGGAGATCAACCGGTTATTCCGAGAACTGCCTCTCCAGCCAATCGGCGATCAGCGCGCGCACCTCGGGTCGGGAGCCGAACAGGTGCGTCCCGTGACCGCCGGTGGGGTAA contains:
- a CDS encoding type II restriction endonuclease; its protein translation is MGKDKQRVKKGFKGLLQELAATLSGHVSTKDQQWTVKGFIDVFRNVYTISADTKIVSKVLEIHLLPVLLKFAEEHNFKIVLAKHQNYYPDLSFISAEDDTIKFAVDLKTTYRSLDKPGFCNGFTLGSHGSYFVKRYVKKNIQFPYSNYIGHFCLGIIYTRTDPGDTDETKVYPVTALHSIVSVIKDIQFFACEKWEIASDSQGSGNTANIGSIVHIEDILQGNGVFKNLGEKWFDEYWMNYGKIIITTPTGEQKKITRLREFLEFKGLDPDLANPCIRTSAKGGGSGEE
- a CDS encoding Dam family site-specific DNA-(adenine-N6)-methyltransferase, whose translation is MKNKILVPPIKCQGIKTKLVPLILANTRVPEDGRWIEPFMGSAVVGLNARPRIALFADLNPHVIGLYAALKSSSITPHSARAYLEKEGDTLREKGEDHYYFIRDRFNKKGEPLDFLFLSRSCFNGMIRFNKKGGFNVPFCKKTERFSKAYITKIVNQIDRFYDLLKLYDWSFACQDFEKTISSATEKDIIYCDPPYLGRHVDYFNSWKEEDERRLFQCLSSTRAKFILSTWHSNRYRSNNFLKSLWSRFHIVTQEHFYHVGAKEDNRNAMLEALVMNFDPACERIEKPQYIQETLFDTLLSLRDR
- a CDS encoding BMC domain-containing protein; this translates as MQEIALGMIETKGLVGAIEAADAMVKAANVKLIGKEKIGGGYVTVMVRGEVGAVKAATDAGAAAAARVGELVSVHVIPRPHENVEMLLPGE
- a CDS encoding PduL/EutD family phosphate acyltransferase — protein: MTEEFRDTPRRVAEAVRRELAERSYPSGGPEQDTKPPPVPVEPNPTGPAPRVAPSEADPRRIPVAVSGRHVHPCAENLALLFGQGHRLTKVRELSQTGQFAAEEILNLVGPKAALTTRILGPVREKTVVELSKSDLVRLGVPHEVLPGGSVKLAGPLVLIGPRGELRLTDQVALADRHLHCTPADAAALGVSDGQRVSVVADGWRGARLDQVRVRVREDYRLELHTDTDEGNAVGLRTGDTVRLSDTTPPPAREGIPVAEKRKPLPVATVSAGGREPRLLGGIPGVAPLGLVTENDVRAAARAGLAEIPVTPRAIVTPAARDMLKELGLTLSTRR
- a CDS encoding 4Fe-4S dicluster domain-containing protein, with translation MTAAQTAVDLAREAGVVGAGGGGFPTHVKLSLPADIIIANAAECEPLVVKDTALVERGAEIVLKGLKLAGEAVGAGRLIVAAKPKREKAWRALQDATGVGIELFPLPDAYPVGDEVTLVKMITGRTAPRGGLPADVGALVQNVETLYNLARAAERPVTEKWVCVVGAVERPIVTVVPIGYPAAGLLEIAKPEPGAVVLEGGPAMGTIIEPREAHVAKHLSGYTVLPGNSPVVAHLRGTLELNRRRSLTACIQCRLCTDHCPRWLTGREVRPHLWMRALCLGTGFDRLAGDLWGCCACGVCELYACPEGLSPRRVALEIRERMPHPPMENKPPGDRPLFGERHPPTRRLMGRMGILDYDRLVEWVEAPPVNFLKIALLQGAGSPAKATVRKGDGVRAGEKIAEAAAALGVPLHAPADGTVVEVTDTYIGIEVR
- a CDS encoding BMC domain-containing protein → MDDTALGLLELYSVARGMRAADAGNKAAQVRLIFARPFCAGKFGILWAGDVAGVSAALAAGRRVGSHLVVDETLLPAAHPSLIPALGGANPYPPGAALGIVETYSIASTLGAADAAAKAARVEVVEMRVAVGLGGRGYFSVAGEVAAVQQAVDVARAYVVELGLLVDAQVIPAPDPQLIRRLGLLEG
- a CDS encoding ribonuclease Z, with the protein product MKTFGLDGGIAVHVLYSAAGVATTVAVENRGGFLLLDCGDGALRDLLEARLRPARLEGVAFSHGHFDHVGGLHTLLGFLRMIGRETALPVAYPAGCVEVEAFLDRFFELYPDAPFAVERLPLGDGDEVNLDRWALRAYAVEHRGSTAAGVLGPIPALGYRVELGGVVVAFSGDTGPGENLRKLCAGADLALVEATWGDREQRLSPRVHLSRAEAEGYGRLAKRFGLIHGMHPSERGD